From Streptomyces sp. Edi4, one genomic window encodes:
- a CDS encoding TIGR02611 family protein: MDTGSDEQGTTALGSRAPAFVRASKPLHLSWQVGVFVVGLAVVAGGVVMLPLPGPGWLVIFGGMAIWATEFVWAQLVLRWTKRKVTEATRKALDPKVRRRNIIVITVGLVIAAALVGVYVGKVGMVAPWKINN; encoded by the coding sequence AGTGACGAGCAGGGCACCACGGCGCTCGGGTCGCGGGCGCCCGCGTTCGTCAGGGCGTCGAAGCCGCTGCACCTGAGCTGGCAGGTCGGCGTTTTCGTGGTGGGTCTCGCGGTCGTGGCCGGGGGCGTGGTCATGCTGCCGCTGCCGGGCCCCGGCTGGCTGGTGATCTTCGGCGGCATGGCGATCTGGGCGACCGAATTCGTCTGGGCCCAGCTCGTGCTGCGCTGGACGAAGCGGAAGGTCACCGAGGCGACGCGCAAGGCGCTCGACCCCAAGGTGCGGCGGCGCAACATCATCGTGATCACGGTCGGCCTGGTGATCGCCGCCGCCCTCGTGGGCGTCTATGTGGGGAAGGTCGGCATGGTGGCGCCATGGAAGATCAACAACTGA